One window of the Cryomorphaceae bacterium 1068 genome contains the following:
- a CDS encoding helix-turn-helix domain-containing protein, which produces MELSSVFLLIIYSLGAIQGIFFGIVLIKGNDSRNKTANKILSFILFALSYRLFIQCLRIFGIGYYDTWYYFMIDVNWVFGPLLYFYTRSIVVPGKKLTRKDWIHFLPLLIQIAFSEFVRLQNLYWDGTRESLSWLGYWGYVAWMNMPTVNLVASAIIVVYSIKSLRLLAYQKSLPNVKEDHSEWIKRIILSFAIYFTLIFGILIIDLSSYEDLPWYFHFEQFYYYPYFIGLAILTYWLGFEGYKRRNQAGILFRSELSGSDKTQLESVLHSIKEAMVREQLFKDPELSLNSLAEKVGIKSYLITKSLSEIEGVSFRDFLNLYRLEEFKRMMNAPEAKNYDLLSLALEVGFNSKSSFNRAVKKHYGILPSELRSSQ; this is translated from the coding sequence GTGGAACTGTCTTCGGTATTTCTTCTCATCATTTATTCTCTTGGCGCCATTCAGGGTATCTTCTTTGGGATAGTCTTGATTAAGGGGAATGACAGCCGGAATAAAACCGCCAACAAGATTTTATCCTTTATTCTTTTTGCGCTTTCTTACCGCCTATTCATTCAGTGCTTGAGAATTTTCGGAATAGGCTATTACGATACCTGGTATTACTTCATGATCGATGTGAATTGGGTATTCGGGCCTCTCTTGTATTTTTATACCCGATCCATCGTAGTGCCGGGTAAAAAACTCACTCGAAAAGATTGGATACACTTTTTGCCGCTTCTGATCCAAATCGCATTTAGCGAATTCGTTCGGCTTCAGAACCTCTATTGGGACGGAACCCGTGAAAGCCTCTCTTGGCTGGGGTACTGGGGATATGTGGCCTGGATGAACATGCCGACGGTGAATTTAGTGGCCAGTGCGATCATCGTTGTCTATTCCATCAAATCACTGCGATTGCTGGCTTACCAAAAATCCCTTCCCAACGTCAAAGAAGACCATTCGGAATGGATCAAAAGAATCATCCTCTCTTTTGCCATATACTTTACGCTGATATTTGGTATCCTCATTATTGACCTCAGTTCCTACGAAGACCTGCCTTGGTATTTTCACTTCGAGCAGTTTTACTACTATCCCTACTTCATAGGACTGGCCATACTAACGTATTGGCTAGGCTTTGAGGGGTACAAGCGCAGAAATCAAGCGGGCATTCTATTTCGATCTGAACTCTCTGGTTCGGACAAAACGCAGCTTGAAAGTGTATTGCATTCGATCAAAGAGGCAATGGTGAGAGAGCAGCTCTTCAAAGATCCCGAGCTTTCGCTCAATTCACTTGCCGAAAAAGTCGGAATAAAATCCTATCTCATCACCAAAAGTTTGAGCGAGATCGAAGGGGTAAGTTTCAGAGACTTTTTGAATTTATACCGGCTTGAAGAATTCAAAAGAATGATGAACGCACCCGAAGCCAAGAATTACGATTTGCTGAGTTTGGCCTTGGAAGTAGGCTTTAACTCAAAGTCTTCATTTAATCGCGCGGTTAAAAAGCATTATGGCATTCTGCCAAGTGAGTTGAGGTCTTCTCAATAG
- a CDS encoding T9SS type A sorting domain-containing protein: protein MKKYFTNTFAFCAAIILSLGMVLTSQAQSCTNTIPFGSTLASSIDGETDTLSTCIYFGEHRPVTAVPIGASYEFAMPDGGYITVREGTFDGPVVGQGSGSASIFSASGADLFVHVNPDDGTCGELIGTCQVLTARCLNCDGCFTPFLFATTSLASGDNSLLTINTCNIAQEYNQVTDVPIFSGIEFTTTGDAYMTVRAGSFDGAVLGEGFSPLTVFSGFDSELYVHYTADDACTFSSSTCLVTTVQCTTCPFPDPMDGNCYNTSSFGGADLSAGTNESTSLSSCAFSTEYSEVTGVPAGENIVFTLEEPGYITVREGTPNGPVVAQGFSPVTVAAFAVTGANLYAHWTSDQFCTQGAECFDATVQCTTCPSCPDGSFIGQACDDGNPLTTGSTIQADCSCGGGGLIPENDTCEGVSTLLDCGESVSGSTDFALPATNVPSGCGDFLSDTQDVWYAFQANGSDNYVVTLETEATFDGVLYAYSGLCGTQTEIACSDAIGGGLTETVELNGLSAGIYYIQLYDYFQTGDYTVSLDCVSSCVNPFPTVNEASLSTVFTGSAFATSWDPVPNQIGCQIQVRFAGGSILGAQIVGGASAGSFNIPGSVLNAGTDYEWRVRCGCSQVPLVAGAFSSWQPFSTPGGATIASQPNPTGGLSNVTFSVSAEGYTTLEVFDMSGRMIDAVFTGNAQPNNDYRFDFDGSSLPNGVYTYRLTTGSEVVIDKFIIAK, encoded by the coding sequence ATGAAAAAGTATTTTACCAACACTTTTGCCTTTTGTGCAGCGATAATTTTATCGCTGGGCATGGTCTTAACCTCGCAAGCGCAATCCTGCACAAACACGATTCCATTCGGTTCGACATTAGCTTCGAGTATCGATGGCGAAACTGACACGCTATCGACCTGTATCTACTTCGGTGAACATCGGCCTGTAACAGCCGTGCCAATTGGTGCAAGTTATGAGTTTGCGATGCCTGATGGCGGTTATATTACCGTTAGAGAAGGCACCTTTGACGGTCCGGTTGTCGGGCAAGGCTCCGGATCAGCAAGCATATTCAGCGCTTCAGGAGCTGATCTTTTTGTACATGTGAATCCGGATGACGGCACTTGTGGAGAGTTAATCGGCACTTGTCAGGTACTTACTGCTCGTTGTCTGAATTGTGATGGGTGTTTTACACCTTTTCTCTTTGCGACAACAAGCTTAGCTAGCGGTGATAATTCATTGCTCACCATCAATACTTGTAACATAGCCCAAGAATACAATCAGGTTACGGACGTTCCGATATTTTCGGGCATTGAATTCACAACAACAGGCGATGCTTACATGACCGTTAGAGCGGGTAGTTTTGATGGAGCGGTTTTAGGGGAAGGATTCTCGCCATTGACCGTTTTCAGCGGATTCGATTCGGAGTTGTATGTGCACTATACCGCAGATGATGCTTGTACTTTTTCCAGTTCCACCTGTCTCGTAACTACAGTGCAATGCACCACTTGCCCTTTCCCTGATCCAATGGATGGTAACTGCTACAATACCAGTTCTTTTGGAGGTGCTGATCTTAGTGCCGGAACCAACGAAAGCACTTCCCTATCAAGTTGTGCATTTTCAACAGAGTATTCAGAAGTAACCGGAGTTCCCGCAGGTGAAAACATTGTGTTTACACTTGAAGAACCAGGCTATATTACGGTCAGAGAAGGAACTCCTAACGGTCCGGTAGTTGCCCAAGGTTTTTCACCGGTAACCGTTGCTGCATTTGCTGTAACTGGAGCGAACTTATACGCTCATTGGACATCTGATCAGTTTTGCACTCAGGGAGCTGAGTGCTTCGATGCCACAGTGCAGTGTACTACTTGCCCCTCTTGCCCTGATGGAAGCTTTATCGGTCAGGCCTGTGACGACGGCAATCCGCTTACTACAGGTTCTACAATCCAAGCTGACTGCTCTTGTGGTGGTGGTGGATTAATTCCGGAGAACGACACTTGCGAAGGAGTATCAACACTTCTTGACTGTGGTGAGTCGGTGAGTGGATCGACTGACTTTGCGCTTCCCGCTACAAACGTACCATCAGGATGCGGAGACTTTTTATCGGATACACAAGATGTTTGGTATGCATTCCAAGCAAATGGTTCGGATAATTATGTAGTGACTTTGGAAACAGAAGCTACTTTTGATGGAGTGCTTTACGCTTACTCAGGTCTTTGCGGCACACAAACTGAAATTGCGTGTTCAGATGCTATTGGGGGAGGTCTTACCGAAACCGTTGAGCTGAATGGATTATCAGCCGGCATCTACTACATTCAATTGTATGACTACTTTCAAACAGGTGATTATACTGTCAGCCTGGATTGTGTTTCCAGTTGTGTGAATCCTTTCCCAACGGTTAATGAAGCGAGCTTATCTACAGTATTTACGGGATCAGCGTTTGCTACTTCTTGGGATCCGGTACCTAATCAGATCGGATGCCAAATACAGGTAAGATTTGCCGGTGGATCGATTTTAGGTGCACAGATCGTTGGAGGTGCTTCAGCAGGGTCATTTAACATTCCCGGAAGTGTTCTTAACGCTGGAACCGACTACGAGTGGAGAGTGAGATGTGGATGCTCTCAGGTTCCATTAGTTGCCGGTGCTTTCAGCTCTTGGCAGCCATTTTCTACTCCGGGCGGCGCGACAATTGCATCGCAACCTAATCCTACGGGAGGACTTTCTAATGTAACATTCAGTGTAAGCGCGGAAGGATACACTACTCTGGAAGTCTTCGATATGAGCGGAAGAATGATTGATGCAGTCTTTACAGGGAATGCACAACCAAACAATGACTATCGTTTTGACTTTGATGGTTCTAGTCTACCTAATGGTGTTTACACTTACAGGTTAACTACCGGATCGGAAGTAGTGATTGATAAATTCATTATTGCCAAGTAA
- a CDS encoding pitrilysin family protein, with product MKSKILVLFFSFFALQGLLAQTNPTTNTTEIEGIQMIHRSSVKGTVSMRTFIKGGVNNYSMEYQGVEELLLSMIAEGGPAGMSKMEYQQRLEMLGAKISSSTGYDYGNIALSSIKENFNDAVDIYLKAIADPALRQEDFNLIKNRMLNDVRQSKTNPDARLMSMAMASTWKGTDYEKKPTGTEESIKNLTLDVVKRYHQSRLAKNNIFMVLVGDVNTKRLSAYFTRSNISELTEGRSANWFVAEDGVEAGLNIEDRNIETNYITGFLSAPKKGTEESVHNALAMRILGNRFFEELRTKRSLSYAPSAGTTGYIARPMNRIYISTTDPEQSIDVMIDLINDVKTSGYEEKELEGTKQSFLTNYYMGQETNASISLSLGISEIQGSWENMDKFTQRVLDTSLEDINAIIREYANEIHWTYLGNEEMVKPKFFKQPVKAKKIKE from the coding sequence ATGAAAAGTAAAATACTAGTACTCTTCTTTTCCTTCTTCGCTCTCCAAGGCCTCTTGGCTCAGACAAACCCGACTACGAATACCACTGAAATTGAAGGAATACAAATGATACACAGGTCTTCTGTCAAAGGAACCGTCAGTATGCGCACCTTTATAAAAGGAGGGGTGAACAATTACAGCATGGAATATCAAGGTGTAGAAGAGTTACTTCTATCCATGATTGCCGAAGGAGGCCCGGCCGGTATGTCGAAGATGGAGTATCAGCAGAGGCTAGAGATGCTTGGTGCAAAGATTTCTTCCAGCACCGGGTATGACTATGGAAACATTGCTCTGAGTTCTATAAAAGAGAATTTCAATGATGCCGTAGATATTTACTTGAAAGCAATCGCAGACCCTGCGCTGCGTCAAGAAGACTTTAATCTCATTAAGAATAGAATGCTGAATGATGTACGCCAGTCCAAAACAAATCCCGATGCGCGTCTTATGAGTATGGCTATGGCGAGCACGTGGAAAGGTACTGATTACGAGAAAAAACCTACCGGTACTGAAGAATCAATAAAGAATTTAACTCTCGATGTGGTAAAAAGATACCATCAGTCTCGCCTTGCGAAAAACAATATTTTCATGGTACTTGTTGGGGATGTTAATACGAAAAGATTAAGTGCATACTTCACAAGGTCAAATATTTCCGAGTTAACCGAAGGAAGATCCGCCAACTGGTTTGTAGCCGAAGATGGAGTTGAAGCCGGACTTAATATTGAGGATCGAAACATAGAAACCAATTACATTACAGGATTCTTAAGCGCACCTAAAAAGGGTACGGAAGAATCTGTCCACAATGCCCTTGCAATGCGTATTTTGGGAAATAGATTCTTTGAGGAATTGAGAACCAAAAGAAGTTTGTCATACGCACCATCGGCCGGTACCACCGGTTACATTGCCAGGCCAATGAATCGTATTTATATCTCGACTACTGATCCTGAGCAAAGCATAGACGTTATGATTGATCTAATCAATGACGTGAAGACCTCCGGTTATGAAGAGAAAGAATTGGAAGGTACCAAGCAGTCCTTTTTGACCAATTACTACATGGGACAAGAAACAAATGCTTCAATTAGTCTATCTCTTGGCATTAGTGAAATTCAGGGAAGTTGGGAAAACATGGACAAATTCACCCAGCGAGTACTGGATACTTCGCTCGAAGATATCAATGCGATTATTCGGGAATATGCAAACGAAATTCATTGGACCTACCTCGGAAATGAAGAGATGGTGAAGCCTAAGTTTTTTAAACAACCGGTAAAGGCTAAGAAGATAAAGGAATGA